Proteins from a genomic interval of Papaver somniferum cultivar HN1 chromosome 4, ASM357369v1, whole genome shotgun sequence:
- the LOC113273390 gene encoding uncharacterized protein LOC113273390 has protein sequence MEGFVEDFGEEWIWKEMDILDAVVYLNFSYFSVVLSKLIEDVVKRGQLDGFQVAENGVMITNLQFADDTLIFVDASVDEIRRLLLILNTFELLTGMKLNLEKSSMISGGEDDMVKDLAMELGCKVEKLPFKYLGLPVGATARNATVWEEVIQRMERKLATWKKKYLNKAGRLVLIRSCLSSLPIYFLSLIKMPAMVKLKLT, from the exons ATGGAAGGCTTTGTGGAAGATTTTGGAGAGGAATGGATTTGGAAGGAAATGGATATCTTGGATGCAGTGGTGTATCTCAACTTCTCATATTTCAGTGTTG TTTTATCTAAACTGATTGAGGATGTTGTTAAGAGAGGACAATTGGATGGTTTTCAAGTAGCAGAGAATGGTGTTATGATAACAAATCTACAGTTTGCTGATGATACTTTGATCTTTGTGGATGCTAGTGTTGATGAGATAAGAAGATTACTATTAATTCTTAACACTTTTGAGCTTCTCACAGGTATGAAGCTGAATTTGGAAAAGAGTTCAATGATTAGTGGGGGGGAAGATGATATGGTGAAGGATTTGGCTATGGAATTGGGTTGTAAAGTGGAAAAATTGCCTTTCAAGTATTTAGGACTGCCTGTTGGAGCTACTGCAAGGAATGCTACTGTGTGGGAAGAGGTGATTCAAAGAATGGAAAGAAAGCTGGCAACATGGAAGAAGAAGTATCTGAACAAAGCTGGCAGGTTAGTGTTGATTAGAAGTTGTCTCTCAAGTTTGCCAATTTACTTTCTTTCTCTCATTAAAATGCCTGCAATGGTGAAGTTGAAATTAACATGA